From Anopheles coluzzii chromosome 3, AcolN3, whole genome shotgun sequence, the proteins below share one genomic window:
- the LOC120955968 gene encoding uncharacterized protein LOC120955968 isoform X1, protein MCANVSCVVRAASMMSQCATLCSAPRMPPRLSHRIGGMAGASISFHSTAQQQQHRVTQHQPARVAARTGYNHHLQRQPVMARAYFFPGGGPVRSYTQAASTLTREQLHDLVYRLNEDERELLMNTLKQFESNKVKAKFEGQLAATVWRSRFGRPAKLKPVLGDVDPTGSYCAVPEDWLQKKFAETVPVPPTSDLMKLGLVNALPFIGFGFLDNFTMIIAGDYIEHTLGLFMCISTMAAAALGNTISDVIGIGSAFYVEKLAEMSGVKPPKMSPIQLEMKASRRAANLGRVLGITIGCLLGMCPLLFMKEDKEKEKDKDKNKPSEASATDAAAAAADGVANIVAVK, encoded by the exons ATGTGTGCGAACGTGTCGTGTGTTGTGCGCGCTGCCAGCATGATGTCACAGTGTGCTACGCTGTGCAGTGCCCCACGGATGCCACCGCGGCTTAGTCACCGGATAGGTGGGATGGCTGGTGCTTCCATATCCTTCCACAGCacggcccagcagcagcagcaccgggtCACCCAACACCAGCCAGCGCGAGTCGCCGCCCGAACTGGATACAACCACCACCTCCAACGGCAGCCCGTGATGGCGCGGGCGTACTTCTTTCCGGGAGGTGGCCCGGTGCGGTCCTACACCCAGGCCGCCTCGACCCTCACCCGGGAGCAGCTGCACGATCTGGTGTACAGGTTAAACGAAGATGAAAGAGAATTGCTCATGAACACGCTCAAGCAATTCGAATCCAACAAAGTGAAGGCAAAGTTTGAAG GGCAGTTGGCAGCAACCGTTTGGCGAAGTAGATTCGGCCGTCCAGCAAAGCTAAAGCCGGTCCTGGGTGATGTAGATCCGACCGGTTCCTACTGCGCGGTGCCGGAAGATTGGCTGCAAAAGAAGTTCG CCGAAACAGTGCCAGTACCACCGACTTCGGACCTCATGAAAC tTGGATTGGTGAACGCCCTCCCATTCATTGGATTTGGTTTCCTTGACAACTTTACCATGATCATTGCG GGCGACTACATCGAGCACACGCTCGGGCTGTTCATGTGCATATCGACGATGGCGGCGGCAGCACTGGGGAACACCATCAGCGACGTAATCGGCATCGGGTCCGCCTTCTACGTGGAGAAGCTGGCCGAAATGAGTGGCGTGAAGCCGCCGAAGATGTCGCCGATCCAGCTGGAGATGAAAGCCAGCCGAAGGGCGGCCAATTTG GGACGAGTGCTGGGTATTACCATCGGATGTCTACTGGGAATGTGCCCTCTATTATTCATGAAGGAGGATaaggagaaggaaaaggacAAGGATAAGAACAAGCCGTCGGAAGCAAGTGCgactgatgctgctgctgctgctgcggatggTGTTGCGAACATTGTTGCCGTGAAATAA
- the LOC120957198 gene encoding protein CNPPD1: MIECEQPNITDTVVIDHEEFLDRIKKTLYYGSSKVRCTKISRPLADYAADVFSETHRGHSLSRLNFATVGNLSVTPCSLILAMIYLDRLNATDPTFVRRVTPSELFIVSMMVSTKFYCGYDEDIYLSAWAEYGNMTPDQMKALELEFLDAMNWNAYVSKHDFFEKLKAVEKVLAKRQGLTRGWLTYTELINFLPSFAMAKQLIHYSTVLALSYTASVMTIAGAFLLASNLHLPGNLLYRGSSTSLEGSSSSSSNPLSSPQPTGVDSRLDHATVDDTNTLEDCISNGTLAASQIKTALKDCEVAFAAGHEQQQQHQHHHHHHHQQQQLHNPSWHSSTNEHHEATVFSLPYRYRNIRFIFDPAGGNNFVQQIDFLRSEQEGNESDRAPSDGGSNNDRSLELRHAGSLNCSYDCFIPLMGGSGRWCAEGSAEQQHDNYDGIYKHYKKTYDMFSSLLKFL, encoded by the exons ATGATTGAATGTGAGCAGCCGAACATCACCGACACCGTG GTGATAGATCATGAAGAGTTTCTCGATCGCATCAAGAAAACGCTGTACTACGGCTCGTCCAAGGTACGGTGCACCAAGATTAGCCGCCCGCTGGCCGACTACGCGGCGGACGTGTTTTCCGAAACCCACCGCGGCCATTCCCTCAGTCGACTGAACTTTGCGACTGTGGGCAACCTGTCCGTGACGCCATGCTCGCTCATCCTGGCGATGATCTATCTCGATCGGTTGAACGCCACCGATCCGACCTTTGTACGTCGCGTAACGCCGTCGGAATTATTTATAGTGTCGATG ATGGTCTCCACTAAATTTTACTGCGGTTACGACGAAGACATCTATCTAAGTGCCTGGGCAGAGTATGGAAACATGACACCGGATCAGATGAAAGCGTTGGAATTGGAATTCTTGGACGCAATG AATTGGAATGCCTACGTTTCCAAGCACGATTTCTTCGAGAAGCTGAAAGCGGTCGAAAAGGTGCTGGCGAAACGGCAGGGCCTCACACGCGGCTGGCTAACGTACACCGAGCTTATCAACTTTCTACCCTCATTTGCGATGGCGAAGCAGCTGATCCACTACAGCACCGTGCTCGCGCTGAGCTACACCGCCAGCGTGATGACCATTGCCGGAGCCTTCCTGTTAGCTAGCAATCTTCATCTCCCGGGCAACCTACTGTACCGCGGTTCATCGACCAGTCTcgagggcagcagcagcagcagcagcaacccgcTGTCGTCACCACAGCCAACGGGGGTCGACAGTCGGCTCGATCATGCGACGGTCgatgacacaaacacactcgaaGACTGCATCTCGAATGGCACGCTTGCCGCATCGCAGATAAAAACAGCACTGAAAGACTGCGAGGTTGCTTTTGCTGCCGGacatgagcagcagcagcagcaccaacatcaccaccaccatcaccaccaacaacagcagctgCACAATCCTAGTTGGCACAGTAGTACAAACGAACATCACGAAGCGACCGTTTTCTCACTACCCTACCGCTATCGCAACATACGCTTCATTTTCGATCCTGCCGGTGGTAACAATTTCGTGCAGCAGATTGATTTCCTTCGCTCCGAGCAGGAAGGGAACGAGTCGGACCGGGCACCGAGCGACGGCGGATCGAACAACGATCGCTCGCTGGAACTTCGCCACGCTGGATCTCTAAATTGTTCGTACGATTGCTTCATTCCACTGATGGGCGGCAGTGGGCGATGGTGTGCGGAGGGCAGCgctgagcagcagcacgacAACTATGACGGTATCTACAAACATTACAAGAAAACGTACGACATGTTCAGTTCGCTGCTGAAGTTTCTCTAA
- the LOC120955968 gene encoding transmembrane protein 65 isoform X2: MCANVSCVVRAASMMSQCATLCSAPRMPPRLSHRIGGMAGASISFHSTAQQQQHRVTQHQPARVAARTGYNHHLQRQPVMARAYFFPGGGPVRSYTQAASTLTREQLHDLVYRLNEDERELLMNTLKQFESNKVKAKFEAETVPVPPTSDLMKLGLVNALPFIGFGFLDNFTMIIAGDYIEHTLGLFMCISTMAAAALGNTISDVIGIGSAFYVEKLAEMSGVKPPKMSPIQLEMKASRRAANLGRVLGITIGCLLGMCPLLFMKEDKEKEKDKDKNKPSEASATDAAAAAADGVANIVAVK; this comes from the exons ATGTGTGCGAACGTGTCGTGTGTTGTGCGCGCTGCCAGCATGATGTCACAGTGTGCTACGCTGTGCAGTGCCCCACGGATGCCACCGCGGCTTAGTCACCGGATAGGTGGGATGGCTGGTGCTTCCATATCCTTCCACAGCacggcccagcagcagcagcaccgggtCACCCAACACCAGCCAGCGCGAGTCGCCGCCCGAACTGGATACAACCACCACCTCCAACGGCAGCCCGTGATGGCGCGGGCGTACTTCTTTCCGGGAGGTGGCCCGGTGCGGTCCTACACCCAGGCCGCCTCGACCCTCACCCGGGAGCAGCTGCACGATCTGGTGTACAGGTTAAACGAAGATGAAAGAGAATTGCTCATGAACACGCTCAAGCAATTCGAATCCAACAAAGTGAAGGCAAAGTTTGAAG CCGAAACAGTGCCAGTACCACCGACTTCGGACCTCATGAAAC tTGGATTGGTGAACGCCCTCCCATTCATTGGATTTGGTTTCCTTGACAACTTTACCATGATCATTGCG GGCGACTACATCGAGCACACGCTCGGGCTGTTCATGTGCATATCGACGATGGCGGCGGCAGCACTGGGGAACACCATCAGCGACGTAATCGGCATCGGGTCCGCCTTCTACGTGGAGAAGCTGGCCGAAATGAGTGGCGTGAAGCCGCCGAAGATGTCGCCGATCCAGCTGGAGATGAAAGCCAGCCGAAGGGCGGCCAATTTG GGACGAGTGCTGGGTATTACCATCGGATGTCTACTGGGAATGTGCCCTCTATTATTCATGAAGGAGGATaaggagaaggaaaaggacAAGGATAAGAACAAGCCGTCGGAAGCAAGTGCgactgatgctgctgctgctgctgcggatggTGTTGCGAACATTGTTGCCGTGAAATAA
- the LOC120957582 gene encoding probable chitinase 10, with product MSLLPYKRLTIVGVWLVLAATAAIRIERQPEPVSFVRSSVEQIPPHGFEKQVADAASHDFGSESLPLRSAVESVPANLVDERLPLRDAVEFRILDMDQEIEDTVSKVKGVVNKQKIKLVPVDTSEVESFRVFPFQDRYAAYIIPSKPANQPMPYRAGSPYQQLLSSKDVAMVQSAQNSKLLAAQKAAPSEYKVLCHMTNWGFYRKGEAQFVPENLDPGLCTHIVYSFATLDPATLTMKEFDSWADIDNNMYQRTVTAAGDVPVLLGLGGWTDSVGNKYSEMVGSAANRQNFITNAIVFLKRHRFAGLHMDWNYPVCWQSDCSKGSDSDKTNFSKLIQELRKAFAAEGLLISTSISGYKEVLMVAYDVAELTKYVDFMAVMTYDYHGSWEEQTGHVSPLYGNTYDKYPQYNTDYTMQLLVKMGADRSKLIVGVPFYGQTFTLAQTTRATPGEGSPSIGPGTAGDDTRQPGMLAYYEICQRVRKQKWKVGRDNSMKSGPYATNGDQWVGYDDPVSVTAKARYVMKSGFGGIAAWTIDLDDYQNRCCEERFPVLRAINRALGRLDTPAPTGMDCSRPTQPATPKPAEMTFSPDSGIPSTTSTPAHSHTTWPSWTPETTSTTRRTTTAQPSTTTSRATTTITTTTTTTTTPRTTRRTTPSTTTYSPTTTTGTTIPVPGLVMPELSNAESCEGNQYKAHPTNCNSYYRCVLSEFKQQFCAGGLHWNDAAKLCDWPASARCEMDEGTQGPDTTTTTTTTTTPRPTRTSSRRTTTSRTTTTTTTTTPEPMTSRPTRRKTTLASNSPTQRPTKKPATTTKKPISRPAEPCTNGEYYPHKSCDSFYICVNEKKVAQQCGPGLYWSQTDKSCDWEENVNCVSNEQYFRLLTTTFGALKALSEDDPCDGNSHVPYPGDCSQYLVCNWGRLEAASCADGLHWNQQLKICDWPASAKCSQGGLPESTENISDENNAWQGSDIDGPQYVMSTTERRTTTTTMRTTVAPSTPPPVLEPLSGHYKMVCYFTNWAWYRKGYGKYTPDHIRTDLCTHIVYGFAVLDYSTLTIKTHDSWADIDNKFYARVVAAKEKGVKVTLAIGGWNDSAGDKYSRLVRSAAARSKFVQHVVGFLEKYGFEGLDLDWEYPVCWQVDCKKGYADEKEGFTELVRELSEAFRPRDWLLSAAVSPSKTVIDAGYDVAALAQYFDWIAVMTYDFHGQWDKQTGHVAPLYYHPDDEIDFFNANYSINYWIEKGAPPRKLVMGMPLYGQSFQLADTKKNGLNAKAPGPGQAGEFTRAAGFLAYYEICDRIQNKGWTVVQDDLQRMGPYAYKGNQWVSFDDKESLLRKVQFIRAMDLGGGMIWALDLDDFKDRCGQGSHPLLTAIREGLREPYNSNDVLPTIVKEPMANENFALSTESPGTNSNSSPEKQQPASNENTEVDDNSVDSDEYKVVCYFTNWAWYRQGNGKYLPEDIDPDLCTHIVYGFAVLDREGLTIKPHDSWADIDNRFYERVVELKKKGKKVTVAIGGWNDSAGDKYSRLVRSAQARKRFIDNVMQFIEKYGFDGLDLDWEYPVCWQVDCKKGYADEKEGFASLVVELATAFKPYGYLLSSAVSPSKKVIDAGYDVRTLSDYMDWIAVMTYDYHGQWDKQTGHVAPMYEHPDDVDTTFNANFTIHYWIEQGADPRKLVMGMPMYGQSFSLADVNANGLNEKTYGGGEAGDQTRARGFLSYYEICSNINKKNWNVVRDRKGRMGPYAYKGDQWVSFDDQYMIRHKSEYVKAMGLGGAMIWALDLDDFRNICGCEEYPLLRTINRVLRNYPGPGPKCILGSTKPSPDRPTTAMTTTTPRSTTRRPTTTVRTTTTATTSTTPRAVSTTRQTTRRTTTRFSTTSRPTTPSIDDLDSNQSSSKCDGRLFIPHESDCSKYYICQHGKRYEQRCPTNTAWNNGYCDWEENTNCKNKQGPVTSAPSTTEDGSWMTSTGRPATTTMPRRTTTSTTQRTTTSTTRRPTARPSTTSPTTMKPLPPSAEIPPGGSSDYKVVCYFTNWAWYRQGDGKYTPDDIDSTLCTHIVYGFAVLDRETLTIKTHDSWADIDNRFYERVVEQKRNGAKVTLALGGWNDSLGDKYSKLVRDAAARARFVKHAVEFIEKYDFDGLDLDWEYPVCWQVDCQKGYPDEKEGFAKLVQELAVAFRPRSWLLSAAVSPSKMVIDAGYDVPVLAEYFDWIAVMTYDFHGNWDKQTGHVAPLYYYPGDTYDYFNANFSINYWIEKGAPSRKLVMGMPLYGQSFSLADTKRNGLNEKSYGPGEAGEFTRAGGFLSFYEICDKVNRQGWTVRRDPEGRIGPYAYSGSQWVSYDDVDEIRRKSQFVKRMNLGGGMVWALDLDDFRGRCGCGTHPLLRTMNLELGRISTQAPENCT from the exons ATGAGTCTTCTGCCATATAAGCGG CTGACCATTGTCGGTGTCTGGCTGGTGCTGGCAGCGACCGCTGCGATCCGAATCGAACGTCAGCCCGAACCGGTAAGCTTTGTGCGTAGCAGCGTGGAGCAAATACCGCCGCACGGGTTCGAAAAGCAGGTGGCGGACGCAGCAAGCCATGACTTCGGCAGTGAATCATTACCGCTGCGCAGTGCCGTCGAGAGTGTTCCAGCGAACCT CGTCGATGAGCGGCTCCCGCTACGTGATGCCGTCGAGTTTCGCATCCTGGACATGGATCAGGAAATTGAAGACACCGTCAGCAAGGTGAAGGGGGTAGTGAACAAGCAGAAAATCAAGCTGGTCCCCGTTGACACGTCAGAGGTGGAGAGCTTCCGTGTGTTTCcgttccaggatcggtatgcGGCGTACATAATTCCTTCCAAGCCCGCCAATCAACCGATGCCATATCGGGCTGGGTCACCGTACCAGCAGCTGCTAAGCAGCAAGGATGTGGCAATGGTTCAAAGCGCACAGAATAGTAAGCTGTTGGCTGCACAGAAAGCGGCACCGAGCGAGTACAAGGTGCTGTGCCACATGACCAACTGGGGCTTCTATCGCAAGGGTGAGGCACAGTTTGTGCCGGAAAATCTGGACCCTGGGCTGTGCACGCACATAGTCTATTCGTTCGCCACGCTGGATCCGGCAACGCTGACGATGAaagagtttgacagttgggcGGACATTGATAACA ATATGTACCAACGTACCGTGACAGCCGCTGGTGATGTCCCAGTGCTGCTTGGCCTAGGCGGCTGGACCGATTCAGTGGGCAACAAGTACTCCGAGATGGTTGGATCCGCTGCCAACCGGCAGAACTTTATCACCAATGCGATAGTGTTCCTCAAAAGGCATCGCTTCGCTGGTCTGCACATGGACTGGAACTATCCCGTCTGCTGGCAGAGTGATTGTTCCAAGGGCTCGGATAGCGACAAGACTAACTTCAGCAAGCTGATCCAAGAGCTGCGGAAGGCTTTTGCAGCGGAAGGACTTTTGATAAGTACGAGCATCTCCGGCTACAAGGAAGTGCTGATGGTGGCGTACGATGTGGCCGAGCTTACGAAGTACGTCGATTTTATGGCCGTCATGACGTACGACTATCATGGCTCTTGGGAGGAACAGACCGGGCATGTAAGCCCGCTTTATGGTAATACATACGACAAGTATCCGCAGTACAACACCGACTACACGATGCAGCTGCTAGTTAAGATGGGTGCAGATCGGAGCAAGTTAATCGTTGGCGTTCCTTTCTATGGGCAAACGTTCACGCTGGCACAAACTACACGAGCTACACCGGGCGAGGGTAGTCCTAGCATTGGGCCCGGAACAGCCGGCGATGACACGAGGCAGCCGGGTATGTTGGCGTATTATGAAATTTGTCAACGCGTTCGCAAGCAGAAATGGAAAGTCGGGAGAGATAATTCGATGAAGTCGGGTCCTTACGCAACGAATGGTGATCAGTGGGTCGGTTACGATGATCCCGTGTCGGTCACGGCAAAGGCACGCTATGTGATGAAGTCAGGCTTTGGTGGAATTGCCGCGTGGACGATCGATTTGGACGATTATCAAAATCGATGCTGTGAGGAACGGTTCCCTGTGCTGCGTGCGATCAATAGAGCACTTGGGCGGCTTGATACACCCGCTCCGACCGGGATGGATTGTTCGCGTCCTACGCAACCGGCTACTCCGAAACCGGCCGAAATGACATTTAGCCCGGATAGTGGAATTCCGAGTACAACGTCAACAccggcacactcacacaccacgTGGCCATCGTGGACGCCGGAAACAACATCTACAACTAGGAGAACTACGACTGCACAGCCCTCAACTACTACTTCTAGAGCAACGACTACCATcacaacaactacaactacGACTACCACTCCAAGAACGACCAGAAGAACGACTCCATCAACAACGACCTACAGCCCAACGACAACTACCGGTACGACCATTCCCGTACCCGGACTGGTAATGCCTGAGCTCAGCAATGCGGAAAGCTGCGAAGGCAATCAGTACAAGGCCCATCCGACCAACTGCAACTCGTACTACCGTTGCGTGTTGTCCGAGTTCAAGCAGCAGTTTTGTGCCGGTGGACTTCACTGGAACGATGCGGCTAAGCTTTGTGATTGGCCTGCATCAGCCAGGTGTGAAATGGACGAGGGAACACAGGGACCGgatacaacaaccacaaccacgACCACAACAACTCCAAGACCAACGAGAACATCTTCCAGACGTACAACTACGTCCAGAAcgaccaccactaccaccaccaccaccccagaACCGATGACATCCCGTCCCACTCGCAGGAAAACGACGCTCGCTTCGAACTCTCCCACCCAGAGACCCACGAAAAAGCCAGCCACGACGACGAAAAAACCTATCAGTCGTCCAGCAGAACCCTGCACCAATGGCGAGTACTATCCGCACAAGTCCTGTGACAGTTTCTACATCTGCGTGAACGAAAAGAAGGTAGCGCAACAGTGTGGTCCGGGCTTGTACTGGAGCCAAACGGACAAGAGCTGCGATTGGGAGGAAAACGTGAATTGTGTAAGCAATGAGCAGTACTTCCGCCTTCTCACGACAACATTCGGCGCGCTGAAGGCACTGTCGGAGGATGATCCGTGTGATGGGAACTCGCACGTCCCTTATCCGGGCGATTGCAGCCAGTACCTGGTGTGCAACTGGGGCCGTCTGGAGGCGGCCAGCTGTGCCGATGGGTTGCACTGGAATCAGCAGCTGAAGATCTGCGACTGGCCAGCAAGTGCCAAGTGCTCGCAGGGTGGCCTCCCCGAGAGTACGGAAAACATTTCCGACGAGAACAACGCCTGGCAGGGTTCGGACATTGATGGACCGCAGTACGTGATGTCTACGACGGAGAGGAGGACTACAACCACTACAATGCGCACTACGGTCGCACCGTCGACACCACCACCTGTGCTAGAACCCCTGTCGGGGCACTACAAAATGGTGTGCTACTTCACGAACTGGGCCTGGTACAGGAAGGGTTACGGCAAGTACACACCGGACCACATACGGACCGATCTTTGCACGCACATCGTGTACGGGTTTGCGGTGCTGGACTACTCAACGCTCACGATCAAAACGCACGACTCGTGGGCGGACATTGATAACAAATTCTACGCACGTGTGGTGGCCGCCAAAGAGAAGGGCGTGAAGGTAACGCTTGCGATCGGTGGGTGGAACGATTCGGCGGGCGATAAGTACAGTCGGTTGGTGAGGAGTGCGGCGGCACGATCGAAGTTTGTCCAGCATGTGGTGGGCTTTTTGGAGAAGTATGGATTCGAGGGGCTGGATTTGGACTGGGAGTATCCCGTGTGCTGGCAGGTTGATTGTAAGAAGGGATATGCGGATGAGAAGGAAGGATTTACCGAGCTTGTGCGGGAACTTTCGGAAGCGTTCCGTCCACGGGACTGGTTGCTTTCGGCGGCTGTATCTCCGAGCAAAACGGTCATCGATGCTGGCTACGATGTGGCTGCCTTGGCGCAGTATTTCGACTGGATCGCAGTCATGACGTACGATTTCCATGGCCAGTGGGACAAGCAGACCGGGCACGTTGCACCGCTGTACTACCATCCGGACGATGAGATTGATTTCTTCAATGCG AACTACTCGATCAATTACTGGATCGAGAAGGGAGCACCACCGCGCAAGCTGGTCATGGGTATGCCACTGTATGGGCAGTCGTTCCAGCTGGCTGACACGAAGAAGAATGGACTCAACGCGAAGGCTCCCGGACCGGGTCAGGCTGGGGAATTTACCCGAGCGGCAGGATTTTTAGCTTACTATGAG ATCTGCGATCGCATACAAAACAAAGGATGGACGGTGGTACAAGACGACCTCCAGAGAATGGGCCCGTACGCTTACAAGGGCAATCAATGGGTGTCGTTCGATGATAAGGAATCGTTGCTGCGAAAGGTACAGTTCATTCGTGCGATGGACCTTGGCGGTGGTATGATTTGGGCCCTCGATCTGGACGACTTCAAGGATCGATGTGGACAGGGCAGTCACCCGTTGTTGACTGCCATTCGAGAAGGACTGCGAGAGCCGTACAATTCGAATGATGTGCTTC CTACGATCGTAAAAGAACCAATGGCCAATGAAAATTTCGCCTTGAGTACGGAGTCCCCTGGCACCAACAGTAATTCTTCTCCAGAAAAGCAGCAACCTGCATCCAACGAAAACACCGAAGTGGACGATAACTCTGTCGATTCCGATGAGTACAAAGTGGTCTGTTATTTCACCAACTGGGCCTGGTACAGGCAGGGTAATGGCAAATATCTCCCAGAAGATATCGATCCCGATCTGTGTACGCACATCGTGTACGGGTTTGCGGTGCTCGATCGCGAAGGGCTAACGATCAAACCGCACGACTCGTGGGCTGACATCGACAATCGCTTCTACGAGCGTGTGGTGGAGCTAAAGAAGAAGGGCAAGAAAGTGACGGTCGCGATTGGTGGATGGAATGATTCGGCGGGCGACAAGTACAGCCGGCTGGTGAGGAGCGCTCAGGCACGGAAGCGTTTCATCGACAATGTGATGCAGTTTATCGAAAAGTATGGTTTCGATGGGCTCGATCTGGATTGGGAGTATCCGGTGTGCTGGCAGGTGGACTGTAAGAAGGGTTATGCGGATGAGAAGGAAGGCTTTGCCAGCTTGGTGGTGGAGTTGGCGACGGCTTTTAAACCGTACGGGTATCTGCTGTCGTCGGCGGTGTCCCCGAGCAAGAAGGTTATCGATGCCGGGTATGATGTGCGGACGTTGTCTGACTACATGGACTGGATCGCGGTGATGACGTACGATTATCATGGCCAGTGGGATAAGCAAACGGGACATGTTGCGCCAATGTACGAACATCCGGACGATGTTGATACAACGTTCAATGCGAACTTTACGATTCACTACTGGATCGAGCAAGGGGCGGACCCAAGAAAACTGGTCATGGGTATGCCAATGTACGGGCAATCGTTCTCACTGGCGGACGTGAATGCGAATGGGTTGAACGAGAAAACGTATGGAGGTGGAGAGGCGGGCGATCAGACGCGTGCCAGAGGATTCTTGTCGTACTATGAG ATCTGCTCTAACATTAACAAGAAGAACTGGAACGTGGTACGTGATCGCAAGGGACGTATGGGCCCGTACGCCTACAAAGGTGATCAGTGGGTTTCGTTTGACGATCAGTACATGATACGGCACAAGAGTGAGTACGTGAAGGCAATGGGTCTGGGTGGAGCTATGATCTGGGCACTGGATTTGGATGACTTCCGAAACATCTGCGGATGTGAAGAGTACCCGCTATTGCGTACAATCAACCGAGTGTTGCGAAACTATCCTGGACCTGGACCAAAGTGTATACTAGGTTCAACTAAACCGTCGCCAGATCGTCCCACTACAGCTATGACTACTACTACCCCCAGAAGCACTACAAGAAGACCTACAACAACGGTTAGAACTACAACTACTGCCACCACTTCTACCACACCCAGAGCAGTATCGACAACAAGGCAAACGACGCGTCGAACTACTACTAGATTTAGTACTACTAGCAGACCGACAACGCCATCAATTGATGATCTTGACTCTAATCAATCGAGCAGCAAATGCGATGGACGGTTGTTCATTCCGCATGAGTCTGATTGTTCGAAGTACTACATCTGTCAGCATGGCAAACGTTACGAGCAAAG ATGCCCAACCAACACAGCCTGGAACAATGGATATTGCGATTGGGAGGAGAATActaattgtaaaaataaacaaggTCCTGTAACATCGGCCCCTTCAACTACAGAGGACGGCAGCTGGATGACTTCGACTGGTCGTCCCGCTACAACAACAATGCCGCGACGAACCACTACTTCAACAACTCAGCGTACTACAACGTCTACAACGAGGCGTCCAACCGCTAGACCTTCGACGACCAGTCCCACAACGATGAAACCGCTGCCTCCGTCCGCGGAAATCCCCCCAGGTGGCAGCAGTGACTACAAGGTGGTGTGCTACTTCACCAACTGGGCCTGGTACCGGCAGGGTGATGGCAAGTACACGCCCGACGATATCGATAGCACGCTGTGCACGCACATTGTGTACGGATTTGCGGTGCTCGATCGTGAAACCCTCACGATCAAGACGCACGACTCGTGGGCTGATATAGACAACAGATTCTACGAGCGGGTGGTCGAGCAGAAGCGCAATGGTGCGAAGGTAACGCTTGCGCTGGGCGGTTGGAACGATTCCCTCGGCGATAAGTACAGCAAGCTGGTGCGTGATGCTGCCGCTCGAGCTAGATTTGTGAAGCATGCGGTTGAGTTCATCGAGAAGTACGACTTTGATGGGCTGGATTTGGACTGGGAGTATCCGGTGTGCTGGCAGGTCGACTGTCAGAAGGGATACCCGGACGAGAAGGAAGGCTTTGCGAAGCTGGTCCAGGAGCTTGCGGTCGCGTTCCGGCCCAGAAGTTGGTTGCTTTCGGCGGCCGTCTCGCCGAGCAAGATGGTGATCGATGCCGGGTACGATGTGCCAGTGTTGGCGGAATATTTCGACTGGATTGCGGTCATGACGTACGATTTCCACGGTAACTGGGACAAACAAACGGGTCACGTTGCACCGCTGTACTACTACCCAGGCGATACGTACGACTACTTTAACGCGAACTTCTCCATCAACTATTGGATCGAAAAGGGAGCACCGTCGCGGAAGTTGGTCATGGGCATGCCACTTTATGGGCAATCGTTTTCGCTGGCCGATACGAAACGAAATGGTTTGAACGAGAAGTCGTATGGGCCGGGTGAGGCGGGCGAGTTTACCCGGGCGGGTGGATTCCTGTCGTTCTACGAGATATGCGATAAGGTGAACCGTCAGGGCTGGACCGTGCGGCGGGATCCGGAGGGAAGGATTGGCCCTTACGCGTACAGCGGAAGCCAGTGGGTGTCGTACGACGATGTTGATGAGATTCGGCGAAAGTCACAGTTTGTCAAGCGGATGAATCTGGGCGGTGGTATGGTTTGGGCGTTGGATTTGGACGACTTTAGGGGTCGATGTGGCTGCGGTACTCATCCCCTGTTGCGCACCATGAACTTGGAGCTGGGACGGATCAGCACACAGGCGCCGGAGAATTGTACGTAG